The nucleotide window TCTGAAATGACGAACTGCGGAGCCTGGGACATGTAGGATTTGCCACGTCAACTGACAAATCGGGTGGTCGCTTCCACTAAGCAACTCAATAAGAGCGAGTTAACTGGCGGAGAGGGGGGGATTCGAACCCCAAATCCTCGTGCTGACTAAGTTGCTTCAAAGCACGGACTTAGTTGATGGTTAATTATTTATGACGTGAATAGCGAAGCAGATGAATGCAGCTAAAGGAAGCCTAAAACAGAAGTTTGGTCAACCTCTGGGCAACCTAACCGAGGGGCTGCCTTACGACCTGTTCTGATCGACTGCACCAGGTAAAAGCGCTCCAGTTCGTATGGGCTCTTTCATTGATCCTCGAATGCGTGTCCAGTCGAAGAGCGGGCCGGGGTCTTTTTTGCGGTCTGGTGCAATCTCGTCGTGCCCTACGATTTTCTTGATGGAGTATCGGGTCGTGAGTCGCCCCACGAGCTTCGTCAGGGCGAGGTATTGGGCTTCGGTGTAGGCCTGCTCTCGATGCGTGCCGATGCGTTCGTCGTCGGGGTGCACGGAGGTCAACTCGATGCCGATGGAGAAATAATTCACACCGGTGCGGCCGTCGCCGTCGGGCATGGTGCTGACGCCCGCATGATAGGCCATGTCGTTATCTTCGACTAGTTGGATGACTTCACCTTTGCGGCCAATCAGGTAGTGCGGTGCGACGCCGTAGGTGCGGAAAATTTGAATAATGAGATCAATGTCGAAGCGGTGGGTTTGAATGTTCTCCGGTGTGATGCCCTGGGCGTGGACGCGGTCTTTGACCTCTTGGGTGAGCAGGGCTTGGAACTCGGGATCGAACCAGTAAACCGCGCTGGAATGATGCAGGACGATAACGTTGATTTGCCGTGGCTCGGCGTAGGGGCGAAAGCAGGGATTCACCGGCAGTGGATCACGTGCGTGTATGAGTCGTTTCTCGATTGTCAGTGGCTCAACGAGAGTATCTGCCGAGGCTGCCGATAGGGTCCCGGCGATGAGGGCACTCGCGAGAACAAGGGTTATTCTTCGTCGAACCATGACCAGGAGGGAATGAATAGATTTACCCCGCCCATAAGTTTGATGCGGGTGGTTTCGGGGTGCCGGTCACTCCAGTTGAACCAGTCATCGCAACGCAACTCACGGCATAGGCTGTCGCTCAACGTCACGCGGACTGAGGCAGGCGCTTGCCGGTCGAGCCATGCAATGGTTTCTGGTATGGCGGGGAGATTGAAGAGGTGCACCCGCGATTTGGGAGGTAGGTTTGCGGGCAGGTCTCCTGAGACAATCCATAGGGCGTCCGGCGGAAAGTCGGCGGGGAGGGTTGCTCCTGAGCGCAGTACAAGGGCACTCACAGCGGATGAGCGAATATCTTGGCCCCACTTTTCACCGAGTACTCCAGGATTGGGTGCGTAAAGGACAACACGCGGTAGCTGGTCGCCCCAGCGGATGGAATCGGAGCCTGTGGAGAGTTGCGGTAAGCTGAGGTACCAGCCAATGCCGTGCAGGGTGAGTAGGGAAAGCAGGGCAACTCCCCCGCCTAAGCAGGCCACGCGAGCCGAGGCGAAGGAGCGATGGCAGATGCGCCAGGCGGCGACAAGCACGAGCCAGACGAGAGCTAACGCCCAGACCTGCCAGACGTTGGCCGTGGTGCTGAAAATCGCGGTGACAAAGAAGGTGAGCCAGACTGCCGCTGCTGTGGTTAACAGGGGCACGGAACTACGCGGCCAGACGAACCATGACAGTGCTGCCCATGACAGGGCGTAGCCTAGGCGGGCAGCGAGGCCATGCTCGGCAAGCCAATTGAGGTGATAGTTAATGAGCGAGAGGTAGCCGCGCCGGTCGCCGATTTCCTGGTACCACTGGGCGAAAAAGCTGGAGGCGTTGCCCGTGCCCACTCCGTTGGGCGCATCCCAGAGCATCGCGAGGCCGGCTCGCCATAGATCGCTGCGGGAGTCGTCGCCGTAGGTGAACCGAAACCAGACTCCGCGAAAAGTGCCATAAACAGCCACGGCGAGAATCGCAACGGCACCGCCGATGATCAGGCTGCGCGAAATACGTGGGCGGTGGATCAGCGCAACGAGGCCCATACCGCAACCGGCGGCGATGAGGCCACCGCGTGATTTGGTGGCGATGAGTAGAACCGAAAAGCCAAGACCGAGGATCAGCCCGAGCCATTGCCAACGGCGGCGGGTCTGGAGGAAGCACCAGGCGCACGAAACCAGCGCACACGCAAGGATCGCCGCGCTGAGGTTACTGCTTGCCGGGCCGATCCCTAAAAAATCGAAACGATCACCGAATAACAGGTTCATCGTATAACCCTCATCGGAATCGTCTGCACGCAGGCTCCGTCATTCGAGACTGTCCTAAAAACGATTGTGCCCACTTCATTTCTCCAACAACGGCCCCCAGGCGACCGCGATTTCGCGGGTAGGAAGCGCGGTTTGGTAGAGGCCTTGGATCAGGTGGCGCTTTTCAAAGGGCACTGCCTGCTGGTTAAGCCAATCGCCGATGTAACGGGGTTGGCGCATGAGTTTATACGGATCGCCTTTGGGTTGAGGGTCTTTTTCCCGGTAGTCGGGCAAGAAGGGCAAAAGGTAGTCGAAGAAGGCGACGGTGAGTTTGTCGATCTCGGGGCTGCCGGAGTGGCCGAGGCCTTCACCGGCTTTGTAGATCATGGGATAGCCCAACTCCAATGCTCCGTAGTAGAAACGTTGGGAGGCTTGGTAGCCGAACTCGCGTTCGCCGGTGGTGACTAGCCAAGCGATGTTTTTACCGCCGGGAGTGAGGTCGTCGTAAGAGCTGTTTACGTGGATGTGAATGCCGGCGAAATACTCGGGCTTGCGTAACGCGAGGCGATGGGCGGTTTGGGCACCGCCGGAAATGCCGTCGATTAAGAAGTCTTTGCTGGGGAGCTTGTATTTGCGGGTTAGCTCTTGGATGGAGTATTCCCACTTGCGGGCGGCGATGTCGAACTGGCGGGACCACTCGCGGTCCGCCTTATCGTCCATCTCGTCGTTGCTGGTGCCGGTGGTGTAGAACTTGAGGCGGGACCAACTCAGGAGGGCGAAGCCGTTCTTTTGCGCCCAGTTGACGAGGGGGCCGGAGCGCAGGTTGCCCATGACACCGTCGGGGGTGTCTTTCCAAGTGCAGACGCAGAGCACGCCCCGCACCGGGTCGCCGTCTTTGTGGCCGGGAGGAAAACGAAGGGCGAAATTGATCCAACTGTCCTTACCGGTGCCGAAATTGACGAACTGCTTATGGAAGATAACGCCATTTACCACTTGGCCGGATTGGTAGCTTGGCTCCTTGGCAGGCGGCGTCTGGGCATGGGCGGCAAGCGAGACGAACCAGAGTGCCGAGATGGCTAGGACTATACGGGAAGACATTGTGCCAGTGCGCCTAGGGATGATGGAGTCTTAGCCACAGGTCGGCCACTTCGGGTGTGGGCAACCAAGCGGAGAGGGCAGGATTTAAAAGCCGCTCGTCCTCGGAGGTGGGCTGCTTGGTTTCGGCGTCCAACCATTGAGCATGGTCGAACTTTCCATCGAGCACGGCGGCGAAGTAGGCGCGGACAAACTCCTCGAAGCGTTTGTGGCGCATGTGGCCGACGTTGCCGATGCTTACCCAAGTCCAGCGGGCATCCTTGCGACGGCCCTGTTGGAAATAGGCGAAGGAGGGGCCGTAGCGCTCGGCATCGAATTCGGCACAGGCGACAATGCCGGGCGCAGTGGTTAGCGTGGCTGAGTTCGGTGCTTTCCAGAATGAAGCGGAGTAAGCAGCCCAGCTCAGCATTCGATTGGGATAGAGTTCGGCAAAGCGACTGCCGAACTGCGCACCTCCCGAAAATCCATACAATAAAATCTTAACGTCCTTCCCGTAGATTTTGTTGAGACCTGCTAGCAAGGCTGCTCCTGAACCCTGTTCTGGGTAATAGTAGCCCTTGGCTGGATTACTATAAAGAAGAGCAGGTGGAGATGAAAACGACACTCCCATTAAACCGAGACCTTGATTCTTGGCAAAATCCAACCAAGCTTTTTCTGTAATGAGAATTTTGCCGTCGCCATTCATTCCAGGCAAAAGGATAAGCACACCGTGAACGGGAATCAAACTAGCTTGGTGATGGATCTCCGCTGTGGTGACGTAACGAGGTGCTTCCAGTTTTGTTGTTACTAAATCGGCATAAGAAAGTGAGGCTAGTCCTAAGCTTAATATCGAAACGATGGTAAAATTAATCATTGTGACTCCACGAGTTCCCCTGACTCTGACTGATAACTCTGCCATGCCTTAAACCCATTGCTCAGTATTCTTATTTTAGCCTCGGGCAAATCAGTAAGTAGCTTGATGGCTATCTGCTTACTTAGACCGCAAGATCGACTATCACAATATATAACCACAACACGCTCTGGCGACCATCGCTCTAAGAAGTCTAATAGTGCATGATCCCAGTTAAGCGAATTCATCAATAAGGCATTAGGTATGTGGTTTATATTGTATTCATCAACAGAGCGCGCATCAATAAATAAAGAATTAAGTTTTAGCGCGTGTTGCACGCCCAACTCCTTGATTCGCCAATTTTCCACTACATAATGACTTCTTTCAAATGGCAGGAATAAGCACACAACGCCCGGTATAGTGCCGATTAGGATAAGAACGAGAAGCCTAAGGAGCATATTTTGTGATTACCATAAACTGATTGCACCTCAAGTGCCCACTCTGTCGAGAGAGGAGAGAGTTTACTTAATAACTAAATGGCAAGAAAACCTGAGTGGTTTTGGAAAGGCATCAACAGACTCGAGCACGATAAGTGCTTGAGTGGATTCCGAAGTCGATTGTGGTCGAACTACTATATCATAAGCTCGACCCTCGAAAATGGGCTCAATAGTAGCGGTAAAGTTTGGGTTAGTTATTTCCTGAATCTTTATTTTTAACGGTTGCTCCTGCTTAACTTCTAAGCGAATGCGCTTTTCTAATGGCTCTGAATTCAAACGCCAAAATGTGATCCCCGGTGTTACTCCAACTATCTCAGGAATAAATACTGATAGCGTTAGATTTTGTTCAAAAGGCACAATCTCCTTTTCCTTAATATATTCACCCTTTATAATAATGGAAACTGTGTTTAACCCTCTGCGTGATCCAGGGGTATAGACTCCGCTCAAAACACCTTCTTCATCAGGAGCGTATTCGGATTTTTCTGTCTTGGGGATTGTGCATCCACAACTTGCTTGAGCAGAAATCAGCCTTGCCTTTAATTTTGTTTGGTTTTGGAATTTAAAGATGAAATCGACAGCAGTGGCATGAGGGGGGGCATCAATTTTCTTGCTTTTGTCTTCCCAAGTGAATCCGTCCGCCCAAGCACAATTTATAGCAAAAGTTAAGATTATAAATAAAACGCCGATTATTTTCATTGTATAGAACGTAATCAATTTACCCAAACAAAGAACCATATAACGGTTATAAAGATTGTAAATAAAGCGGATGCGACAATTATTTCAATACTTCTTCGCCGATCTCTTAGGTGGATATACTTATGTCCAGGAAGATGCATCACCTCTACGCAGGATCCAACCTTAGCTGCTGAATAATACGATCCAAAGCGTTCCTTTAGCGTGTGTGTTTTACCTTCAATATTAAATTGGAACCAGACAGTGCAGCCATCTTCCGGCGTGGCTTGTTTAACCTCATTTATGCGCGCGATGTAGATAACGCCTTTCTTATAATGCTGGTGTAAATCCACTAGGATTACGAAAGTGGCCACCCAAGAAATGCATACCACTATTGAAAATATGATTAGCGCAATGCTCAAATTTTTTGAAAAATAAATTTTGATAGCTCTCCTGATGGCAGGGCATTAAAAAAATTTACTATTAAAGGATCTTCAATATTTGAACAATCTAGCAGGTATACAGGCCCTCGCTTGACTAAAACCTTTACGAGGTAGTCGCGAGCTTTGGGCTTATCTTTGTTCAATAGATAAAAAACATAGACCTTGTTTCCCTTTGTAATTGAATGTAATAACAATACTTCATCAACGTTTTCAAAAATTCGCTTTGTAGCTTCGTTGAATGCGAAATCGCAATATTCCGTTAGAGTTGGGATACACTCAGGAGTAGAAAGCAGAAACCTGTCTGAGTTGGATGCGATCTTATCTGCATAGATTGAGAAAACGGTTGTTAGATAGGGATTCTCGATAAATGAAGAAACTTCATTGGGAGTTGGTAATTCTTTGGGTATAGAAACTTTTGTCCTCAGTAAGTCTTGATAAATGCACTCGTCGAACGCTAAATCACCTGAATCAGGCTTTGGACCTTGAAACCCTCTTATTGTAATTGGAACACCTATTTTGTAGGTTTCCGCTGAATATTTGGGCAACGTGTTTGTCGCGTCAGCTGCTGAGCTAAATGATGCGCCCAATAAAAATAACGGAAGGATTAGAGATAATTTCATAGTGGCTCAATTCTTCATTACATGCAAAGTGCGGGAGCGTCATGGCGTCCTGAGACAAGGTTGATTACACCTGCGAGCTTGATATTCCAAGCGAGATATGGAGTAACACATAAAGCTCCTACCTTCTCAATTGAGCCCTTGTCTGTGCAGTATTGAAAGCCTCCAGACGTTTGTCCTCC belongs to Opitutus sp. and includes:
- a CDS encoding N-acetylmuramoyl-L-alanine amidase is translated as MNPCFRPYAEPRQINVIVLHHSSAVYWFDPEFQALLTQEVKDRVHAQGITPENIQTHRFDIDLIIQIFRTYGVAPHYLIGRKGEVIQLVEDNDMAYHAGVSTMPDGDGRTGVNYFSIGIELTSVHPDDERIGTHREQAYTEAQYLALTKLVGRLTTRYSIKKIVGHDEIAPDRKKDPGPLFDWTRIRGSMKEPIRTGALLPGAVDQNRS
- a CDS encoding O-antigen ligase family protein; protein product: MNLLFGDRFDFLGIGPASSNLSAAILACALVSCAWCFLQTRRRWQWLGLILGLGFSVLLIATKSRGGLIAAGCGMGLVALIHRPRISRSLIIGGAVAILAVAVYGTFRGVWFRFTYGDDSRSDLWRAGLAMLWDAPNGVGTGNASSFFAQWYQEIGDRRGYLSLINYHLNWLAEHGLAARLGYALSWAALSWFVWPRSSVPLLTTAAAVWLTFFVTAIFSTTANVWQVWALALVWLVLVAAWRICHRSFASARVACLGGGVALLSLLTLHGIGWYLSLPQLSTGSDSIRWGDQLPRVVLYAPNPGVLGEKWGQDIRSSAVSALVLRSGATLPADFPPDALWIVSGDLPANLPPKSRVHLFNLPAIPETIAWLDRQAPASVRVTLSDSLCRELRCDDWFNWSDRHPETTRIKLMGGVNLFIPSWSWFDEE
- a CDS encoding rhodanese-like domain-containing protein, whose product is MLLRLLVLILIGTIPGVVCLFLPFERSHYVVENWRIKELGVQHALKLNSLFIDARSVDEYNINHIPNALLMNSLNWDHALLDFLERWSPERVVVIYCDSRSCGLSKQIAIKLLTDLPEAKIRILSNGFKAWQSYQSESGELVESQ
- a CDS encoding DUF1573 domain-containing protein; translated protein: MKIIGVLFIILTFAINCAWADGFTWEDKSKKIDAPPHATAVDFIFKFQNQTKLKARLISAQASCGCTIPKTEKSEYAPDEEGVLSGVYTPGSRRGLNTVSIIIKGEYIKEKEIVPFEQNLTLSVFIPEIVGVTPGITFWRLNSEPLEKRIRLEVKQEQPLKIKIQEITNPNFTATIEPIFEGRAYDIVVRPQSTSESTQALIVLESVDAFPKPLRFSCHLVIK